CGGTGTGGGCTTGCAGGACACGCCGCCCCACCTCTGGCAGATCGCGGCGCATCATTGCTGTTGGTAGGTGTCGACCTTGGTCGACACACATCCACGCCACGCGTGGATGCGAGCGAAGCGACCCGCTTTTGACTTTGACTTTTCTTTTTTTGATTTTCCGTGGCGGACGCACACGGAAACTGTCAGAAGTCGGGCGGGGTGGGTTCGCGGGGGTGTCCGCGGCATGGATGCCGCAGCCAAGCCCCCATGGGTGAGGGCGCTTTGCTTGCGAAGCACGGCTTCGCAAGCGCCCGAACGCACAGCCGCCAGCGGCTGGGCCGGACCGCGGAGCGGGGTTCACGGCGCCCCCCGCGAACCCACCCCGCCCGGCCAAGCGAGGCGTTTGATTTACGCGATCAACCAACCCCGCCACGAGGGGCTCAGCCGTTGGCCTTCGCCTTCGCCTCGCGCGCGGCCTGCTGCTCGACCAGGGTCAGTGCCACGTTGTCGCGAAGATAGGCCGGCTCCACCTTCTCCGGCGCAATGGCTTCGCCTCGTGCGAAGGCCGGCACCGCCAGGGTCAGCAGATCCGACGCGCGCGGTAGTGCAGTGGCATCGAATCCGCGCAGGCCAGCACCGAGCTGCGCCACCAGTGCGCCCTCGGCCGCACCGAAACCGGTGCCGACACCGTAGGCCGACAATCCTTCCGGCAACGCCACCACCGCCGGCGCGCACACGCGTTCGGCATCACGCGCGACCGGCAGCCCGTCCACACGCTCGAAGCGAGCGACATACAGCTCCCCCATCCGCGCATCGATCGCCGACAGGATCTGCGTTTCCGCGGCCGGTGCCCGCAGCGCCAGTACCTGCAGCGTCGAGACCGGCAGCAGCGGGCGGTCCAGCGCCAGCGCGATGCCCTGGGCGATGGCAATTGCCAGGCGCACACCCGTGAATGCACCCGGGCCGCGACTGAGCGCGATGCCATCGAGCTGGCGGCGGCTGATGCCGGCTTCGGCCAGCAGCGCCTCGGCCCATGGCAGGCTCAGTTCGGCATGCCGGCGCGGGGCGATCTCGAAACGTTCCAGCACCTGCCCATCCACATGCAGGGCAACGGAACAGGCTTCGGTGGCGGTTTCAAAGGCGAGCAGTTTCATCGGATCAGGTCAGAACAGGGGGAACGTGGCGCCGGGTGCCGGTTGCGGGCCCGCCGCAACAGCGGACGGAGCAGCGGCATCATCGGCCACGGGTGCCCATTGTGGCGTAAAGAAGGCCTGCACATCGGCCAGGCTGCGGGTGCGCCGGAACGGCGGTAGCGACTCAAGGAAGATCCGGCCATAGCCCCGGTTGAGCAGGCGAGGGTCGCACAGGACCAGCACGCCCCGGTCGCTTTCGCTGCGGATCAGGCGGCCGACGCCCTGCTTCAGTGCGATCACTGCCTGCGGCAGCTGTTCGTCGCGGAACGGATTGCCGCCCTGGCTGCGGATCGCCTCCAGCCGTGCCTCGTACACCGGATCGTCAGGTGCGGCGAACGGCAGCTTGTCGATCATCACCACGCTCAGCGCTTCGCCGACCACGTCCACGCCTTCGCGGAAACTGGCCGAGCCCAGCAGCACGCCATTGCCTGATTCACGGAAACGCTGCAGCAGCGTCGCGCGTGGCGCCTCGCCCTGCACGAACAACGGCCACGGCCCGTCGCGCAGCGCCTCGGCGGCCTCGCGCAATGCGCGATGCGAGGCGAACAACAGGAACGCCCTGCCCTGCGAGGCCTGCAACACCGGCCGCAGGGTCTGGATCAGCGCGGTGCCGAATCCGCGCGCTGCCGGATCGGGCAGGCCTTCGGGCAGGTAGCACAATGCCTGCTCGGGCCAATTGAACGGACTCGGCTGGACCAGCGTGTGCGGATCATCCAGGCCCAGGCGGGTGGCGATGTGGTCGAAGCCACCGCCCACGGTCAGCGTCGCCGAGGTGAAGATCCATGCCGCGCGACTGCGCTCGCGATGCTCGCGCAGCGGGCCGGACACATCCATCGGCGTGCGCTGGCAGCGGAAACCACGCGGTGTGAGCTCGTACCAGAGCACATCGGCGGCACTGGCGTGGTCCGCCGGATCGGTATCGAAATCGAGCGCGGGCTCATCATCGCCCAGCCAGCGCTGCAGCCGCGATACCGCTTCGCGCGCCCGCGCATGGCAGGCATCCAGACCCGCCGCCGCTTCGCGCAACGGTTGCAGTGCCTGCTCCAACGTCACCAGGCCGGCCATCACCGTATCGAAACCGTCGCGGACCTGTGGCATGGCCAGCGCACGCCACTGCGTACCACGCGGCGGCAGCCCCTCCATCGCCGAACGCAACGCCAGCAACGCCTGTTGCAACTGGTCGACCGGCTCCTGCAGGGCCGACTGCGCGCCCCCCACGCCGCGTGCCTCGGCCAGGCAGTCGCGACCCAGTTCCTGCCATGGGCGCATGCCGAAACCTTCGCCGAAGAACTGCGCAGCCAACTCTGGCAGCTGGTGTGCCTCGTCGATGACAAAGGCCTGCGCCCCCGGCAGCAACTCTCCGAAACCATCCTGTTTCAGTGCCAGATCGGCCAGCAGCAGGTGATGGTTGACCACCACCACATCGGCAGCCTGTGCACGCTGCCGTGCGCGCACCACGAAGCAGTCGTCCCAGAACGGGCAGTCGGTGCCCAGGCAGTTGTCGACGGTGGAGGTGACCATCGGCAGCAGCGGCGAGTCATCGGCCAGGCCTTCCAGTTCGGCGATGTCACCGAACTCCGAACGACCGGACCAGGCCAGGATGCGTTGGAACTGCGCAGCCTGCTCCGGGCTGGAAAAACGCGGCTCGCCCCGCGCCTGCTGCAGTCGGTAGCGGCACAGGTAGTTCGCGCGTCCCTTCAGCAGCGCGCTGCGCAGGCCGACGCCCAGCGCCTGGCGCACGCGCGGCAGATCGCGGTGGTAGAGCTGGTCCTGCAGCGCGCGGGTACCGGTGGAGATGATGGTGCGCAATCCGGACAGCAACACCGGCACCAGATAGGCAAAGGTCTTGCCGGTGCCGGTACCCGCCTCGGCCAGCAGCAGGTCCCGCTGCTGCAGCGCATCGGCGATGGCTTCGGTCAGGTGCAGCTGTGCCGGACGCGGGACAAAGGCATCCAGATGCGAGGCTAGCGCGCCGCCGTCGCTGAGGGCTTCGCGGCTGGCATGGACAAGGTCGGACATCAGAGGGAAAGGATACCCGGCCGGGCGCTGCCCGGCACCCGTTTCAAGCCGGAGCAACAGCAACAGCAACAGCGGTGTTCATGGCTCTGGGTTGCTACGTGCTGGGCGGGGCGGGAGGGACAGGCAGGACACGCCGTAAACCCATCCATGGGGGCTCGATGGCGCCATCCATGGCGCCAACGGTCCTGCCTGCCCCTCCCGCCCCACCCTCGACAGTTTCCCAGTGACGGATGCACGCACGGCGTAGCGTCGAGCTTGCTCAACTGCCATTTCAGAAGCGGTTGGTGGAACGGGGAAGGAAAAGGAAAGTGGCAAGTGCGCGCAGCGCGCGACCCGCTTTGATCTTCTTTTTCTTTTCCGTGGCTGGACGCACACGGAAACTGTCAGAGGTCGGGCGGGGTGGGTTCGCGGGGGTGTCCGCGGCATGGATGCCGCGGCCAAGCCCCCAGGGACGGGTTCACGGCGTCCCCCGCGAACCCACCCCGCCCGGCCAAGCGCGGCTTTTGCTCCACGCGGCCAAACAGGCAGCCACGAGGGGCTGCGCCGTTGGCTGAAAACTCAGTACCGCTTGATCCCCGGCACAGTGCAGCCTTCAATCTGCGCATGCGCCGACACCGCGTTCTCCTTCTCGCCCCGCGCCAGACGCGACTGCTCGATCGTCGCCCAGTGCCGGCGGCACAGCGGCCCGGTCTTCGAGCCCAGATCCACGGCCTTGCGCGCGAACGTCTCCGCCTGTGCCCACTGCCCCTGCAGCAACGCCAGTTCGGCACGTTCCTGCAGCACCGCCGGATCACCCGCCACGATCTCCAGTGCGTGGTCCAGGCTGCTGGCGGCACCCGCCAGGTCGTTCGCCTGGCGCTGCGCCAGCGCGGCCACCCGCAGGTCTTCCACCTGCGAATCACGCAGCGGCTGCACCGACAATTCCTTGTCGTCCGGACCCGCTGCAGCATCCACCGCAGCCAGGCGCTGCGCCGGCGTGGTGGTGTCGACCGGCTTGACCACCGGCGGCGCGCTGCTCACGCAGGCGGCCAGGGCCAGGCTGAGGCCGGTCAGGGCCAGGGGCTGCAGCAGGGTTCGCATGTTCATCGGCATCATCGGCTCGGGGGAGGAGTGGCGGCGGCAGGTTCGGCAGGTGCTTCCGGTTTGCGGTCCAGGCCGAACCAGCTGCGCCAGCCACCGCCCTCGCCTTCAGCACCGCCCTGCCCGTCCGGCGACACCGCCGGCGCGCACGGTGCATAGGCCGGCGCATAGCCCACCACGAACGGGAAACGACGCGCGCCGGGGCAGCCTTCATCGGTGCTGTTGAGGCCGGTGGGCGCCACCGACTGCCAATCCAGGCCCTTGTTGCTGACCCGAAGCGGCGCGCTCGGCAGGCGCTGGAAGATGCCCGACCAGACCCGCATCGCGCCGGTGGCGCCATACAGACCGGCCTGCTCGTTCTGATCGTTGCCGATCCAGATCACCGCCAGATGATCACCGGTGTAGCCGGCATACCAGCTGTCACGGCCATCGTTGGTGGTGCCGGTCTTGCCGGCGGGCTGCAGGCGGCCGAGGCCATCGGCATTGAGCCGCTGCGCGGTACCGCTGGCGACCACCTGCTGCAGGCCGACACTGATCAGGTTGGCGGCAATCGAATCGCCTTCCTGCGCCGGTGCCGGGGTCTTGTCGTATCGCTTGAGCAGCTTGCCCTGCGGATCGAGCACGCCACGCACCGCGTGCAGCGGCTGGATCTCGCCGCCGGACGCAAGGAACTGGTACAGCTGCGCCATCGCGTACGGACTCTGGTCGGTCGAGCCGAGGATCACCGCCGGGTTGGCCTCGGCCTTGATGCCGGCCAGCACGTGGATCAGCTGGGTCACGCGCTCGGGGCCGACCTGCATGCCCACGCGCACCGTGGCCTGGTTGTAGGAATGCGCCAGTGCGTCGATCAGGCGCACCGTGCCGTGGCTGCGGTTGTCCGCATTGCCGGGGGTCCAGTTGCGGCCGCGGCCGAGCTGCACCGTCACCGGCGAATCATCAACCCAGCTGGCCAGCGAGTAGCGGTCCGGCTGCGCCAGGGCCAGCAGGTACACGAACGGCTTGAGCAGCGAACCCACCGGACGCTGCGCCTCGATCGCACGATTGAAGCCGACCTCGGACACCTCACGACTGCCAATCACAGCCAGCACGTCACCGTTGTGCACATCGGTCAGCACCATGCCGGCCTGCAGTTCAGGGCGGCGCTGGCTTTCCAGCGACTTGATGGTGCGGGTCACCGCGCCTTCGGCATAGGCCTGCGCGGACGGCGACATACCGGTCATCACGCTCAGGCCCGCACCCTGCAGCGCCGATTCCGGATAGTCATGGCCGAGCTGGCGGCGGACCAGGTCAACGTAGGCGGGGAAACGGTTGGCTGCCACCAGGCCGGGCGTCTTGGGCACGCCCAGCGGCGCCTTCAACGCACGCTGGTACTCGGCATCGTCGATCAGCGTGGCCTCGTGCAGCTTGCCCAGCACGAAGTTGCGGCGATCCAGCGCGCGCTCCGGGTTGCGCCGCGGGTCGTAGAAAGACGGCCCTTTGACCAGGCCGATCAGCAGCGCGATCTGCTCGGTCTCCAGCGACTGCAGGTCCCGCCCGAACCAGAACTCGGCGCCAGAGGACATGCCATGGATCGCCTGGCTGCCGCGCTGGCCCAGGTACACCTGGTTGAGATAGGCCTCGAAAATGGTGCGCTTGTCGTAGCGCGCTTCCATGATCAGCGCGTACAGCACTTCATTGAACTTGCGGGTGACCGTCTGTTCCTTGCCGATGCCGAGCAGGCCACTGCGGGCCAACTGCTGGGTCAGCGTCGAGGCGCCCTGGCGGCTCTGGCCACCGGAACGGATCGTCACCCACACCGCGCGCGCGATGCCGGACAGGTCGATGCCGTGGTGGCGGTTGAAGTCCTTGTCTTCCACTGCCTGCAGGCCGGTCACCAGCAGATCCGGCGCCTCGTCCATGCGGATCAGGCGGCGTTCTTCCTGCTTCTGGCCGTACAGGGTAGCGATGCGCGCCGGATCCAGCCGCGCGGCCTTCAGCGCCTTGCGGTTGTCGGCGTCGCGCAGCGAGGCCACGCCACCATCGGCCAGCGACAGTTCCACCCGGCGCGGGGCAACCCGGCCATCGACGTCGTTGTAGCCGCGGCTGGAGATCACGAAGCGACCGCCGTTCACCGCATAGGTGGCCGGCTCCTTGCCCTGCCCGTCATCGCGGTAGGCAGAGGCGGCCAGTTCGGTCTTCAGCGTGGACGCATCCATCGCCTTGCCGGGGGTCAGCACCAGCGGGCGCGCGTACACGCGCGTCGGGATCTGCCAGCGCAGCTCGCCGAAACGCTGGGTCACCTGCTGGTTCAGGTACAGCGTATAGGGAATGAGGAAACCCAATCCCAACGCGACCGCAGCCATGCTCCAGGTGATCAGCCGGCGCCGCCACAGCGGACCGCGGTCCTGCTGGTCGTCGTCGTCGAAATCGTCGATGTCGTCGGAATCGTAGCGTCGGGGCACGGGAGAAGCATGGCAGGGGCGTCAGCGGAGTCTACCCCAGCCCATTTCCCCAAGGCAGGTTCACCAAACTGCCTGTTCAGTGATTTACCGGAGGCAGGGGCCCGGCCTTGCCCCGAAGCCCATCCCACAGCCCTCTCAACATGAACCGCAACCGAATCCAGCGAGGGGCGAGGAACACGCCGTTGCCTACCAGCTTCAGCAGCAGGCGCGGCACATCCTGGGCAATCCACACCCGTGGCGTATAGGCACGCGCGTAGAGCAGAACGCGATTGCGCATGATGAAGTAAAGGCGGAAGGGCTTGTGCACGATCACGCCATCCGGCTTCGTACGTGATGGCAGCAGCTCCTCGCCGATGCTATGGGTCATCTGCGCGTCGCAGATGCCATACAGGGAATAACCATGGCGCTTGGCCCTGAAACACCAGTCCATGTCCAGGTTGTCAATGAACAGGGATTCGTCCATTGCACCGATATCCTGCAATGCCGACATCGGCACCAGCGAACCGGAGGTAATGAGGAAATCGCAGGAGATGCGCTGGCCCGCTCCCCCCCGCAACTTGTGGTTGAACGGGAAGCCAAAGCGAACGAACGGGGCAAGCATGCCACTGCGCGAATCGCGGAACTGCGGGCCGACAGCGGCCACGCGCTCTGCGCGGGCCAATTCGATCAGTGCAGTCCCCAGGACATCCACCATCCCTGGCGCCAGCACACTGTCCTGATCCATCAGCAGCACATAGGCAAAGCCGAGCGCCTGTGCCCGCTCATAGGCCCGGTTCAAGGCACTCCCGAGGCCAACGTTGTGCGCCGAGGCAACTACGCTGATTCCGCCCTTTCCGGCCAGCAGTTCGTCGACATCAACACCCGTGCTGCCATTGTCGAACACCACAAGATGCCCCACCTGCTGCAGCACACTGTCAACCACCCGCCGCAACAGGTCCGGCTCGGGCCCATAGGTGACGATGACAGCGCAGACAAGGGAGGCATCGAAGGCGGACCCCGGACCGGGTCCCTGCGGAATCACTGGATTCATGACGTCATGTCGCTGGCTGCGGAACGCAGGCTGTGTGAAAAACGATGAAAACGACCGAAGGCCATCTCCCGCCAAACCTGCAGCAATAACATTGACAGCAAGACTGACAACTCACTGCACCGCTTGAGCGTGATGCAGCGGCTGGACTATACCCGACCAGTACGACCTGCACGAATCCTGTCGATATCAGTGTGGTCGCAGCTCACCACCGGCGCGGCGCAGGCGGTCTTCGAATGCCGGCAGTTCGGCCAGGTCGGGTTGCAGCAAGCGCGCCTGTTCGGCGGCGTGCGCAGCGAAGGCCAGGTCGCCATTGCCCAGCCGTTCGCTGCCGATCGCCAGCCAGCGCTGGGCCAACCGCAGCCGCGCCGAAGGCAGCCCGGCCGCAGTCGGTGACAGGGTCTGCCAGGCCTGCAGGCAGGCGCCTGCCGCCTGTACACGATTCTGACGCAGATTGTCGTCGAAGCAGCGGCGGCTGGCGGGCAGCAGGCGCGCGGCGGCGGCCTTCACCCGCGCGTCGCGAGGGGCCAGTGACTGTGCTTCGCGCAGCGCGTCGAATGCGCTGTGTCCCGGTGGGCTGATCCATTGCCCTGCACGCTCGGCACGCTCGATCTTCCGCAGATGGTCGCGCAGCTGGCGTTCGCGCTGCGCCGTGCTGATCGCCGGCTGCTGCAGTGCCCGTTGTGCCTGCTGCGCGCGCTGCAGGCGCTGCGCCAATTGCTGTCGGATTGCCTGCGAAGCCCCCAGCTCCGCCGCCAGGGCCGCATCGCGTTGCGCCGCATCGAACTGGAAGTCGTCGGCGGATTTCTGGCTGCGCGCGACCACCGCCTGCAGTGCCTGCTCACGCCCGCGCTGCGCACTCGGATCATCGGCGGCCACTGCCAGCACCGCCAGGAAGCCCTTGGCCGCTGCTTCCAGCTGCTGCCTCTGCAACGCACGCTGCGCCTGTCGCAAGTGCTGGTCGACCGCCCGCGCCAGGGCTTCCTCGCTGGCCGGCAGATCGGCATGGCCAGCATCGAACTGACGGGCACGACGCAGGATCGCGGCCGCCTCGGCCAGCTCCCCGCGTCCCGCCAGCGTGCGCGCCTGCAGCAGCAGGTCGCTCAGCGCATCCTCGCGCCCTTCCAGCGCCGGCAGATTGTCCGGCTGCAGGGCCAGGATGCGCTGGAACAAGGGCAGCGCACTGCTGTCGCCGTCATCCAGGCGTCCAGCAGCGAACGCGTTGCGTGCCTGTGCCAACAGCGCACCAATGCCCGCTCCGGCACTGCGTCGCGCCTGCAACTGGCGGGCGACCGCATCCGCTTCACCCTGCGGCACCTGCAGCTCACGGGCCAATGCCAGGGCCTGCGTGCTGCCATCCAGGTCATCAGCCTGCAATCGATCACGCGCCTGTTGCAGCGCTGCCGCGCCGGTATTGGCCAGGCCCTGGCGTGCCTGCGGGCGATCACCGTCCAGTGCCAGCACTGCCTGGTAACGCTCACGCGCACCACTGCCATCGGCATCGCTCAGGCGACCGGCGGCCAATGCACGATCCCCCTCGGCCAGCAGTTGTTCGATCTGCGGCTCGTCCCAGAACCAGTCTGCCAACGGCTTGCGCAGCAGGACCAGCAGCACGAACACGGCCAGCGCTGCGAGCAGCGCCCAGCGCCAGATCCGGCGCGCATGGCGCGCCTGCAGCCACCACCAACGCCCCTCTCGACGGACGCGGTCCAGCGCAGGATGTTCAGCGCCATGCGGGCGATGCGGGGGCTCGCGTTCCATGCGTGCAGGGTAGCCGGGGCAGCGTGAAGCTCAGCCGAGGCGACGCGCCTCGCTCACGCCCGGCAGCGCATCAAGCTTGCCCAGCAGGGTCGACAGCTGCCCGTAGTCACTCACCTTCAGCCGCAGCCGCAGATGGGCACGGCCACTGTTGCGCACGTTGTCACTGTGGATGTCGAGCACGTAGGCGTCTTCCTGGGCGATCAGGTTGGTGATGTCCTTCAGCAGCCAGCGGCGGTCAACGGCAGTCACCACCACGTCCACTTCGTAGCCACCGCCGGCCTGGCCCCACTCCACCGGCAGGATGCGCTGCGGGCTGGTGGCTACCAGCCGGGCCAGCGCAGCACAGTCTGCACGATGCACGGTGACACCACGGCTACGGGTCAGGTAGCCGACGATCGGCTCGCCGGCCACCGGCTGGCAGCAGCGTGCCAGCTGCACCAGCAGGTTGCCCACGCCCTGCACGGTGAACTTGGACTTGCCCAGGTTCTCGCGGCGCGCGGTCGGCCGCGGCAGGGTCGGCGCGGGTGCGGGCTGGCTGGCGGCACGCTCCGCCTCCAGCAGGGCGCGGCTGACCTGGTTCGGGCCGGTATCGCCCAGCGCCACCTGGATGTACAGGTCATCGACGCTGTCGGCATGGAACTTCTTCGCGGCAACGGCCAGGTCCGAGTGCTGCAGGCCCAGTCGCTTCAGCTCGCGCTCGAGCAGCTCGCGACCGGCCTGCACGTTGCGCGCGCGGTCCAGCTTGTGGAACCAGCTGCGTACCTTCTCGCGCGAGCGGTTGCTGGCCAGGAAGCCGTTGGCCGGCATCAGCCAGTCGCGGCGCGGGTCGGCCTCCTTGCCGGTCAGGATCTCGACGCGGTCGCCGCTGCGCAGGCGATAGGTCAGCGGCACGATACGGCCGTTGACCTTGGCGCCGCGGCAACGGTGCCCGACCATGGTGTGCACCTGATAAGCGAAATCGAGCGGCGTAGCGCCCTGCGGCAGGTCCAGCACCTCGTCCTTCGGGCTCAGCGCGTAGACCCGGTCCTCGGTCAGCTCGGCATCAAGCGCCCCGGCCAGTTCATTGCCCTGGCCGTCCTGCGCCTGCTCCAGCAGCTGGCGCATCCAGGTGATCTTGCGATCGAAGGATTTCTCCGCGCCCTTGCCGCCTTCCTTGTACTTCCAGTGCGCGGCCACACCCAGTTCGGCCTGCGAGTGCATTTCGTGGGTACGGATCTGCACTTCGATGGTGCGCCCTTCCGGGCCGACCACTGCGGTATGCAGCGAGCGATAGTCATTGGCCTTGGGCCGGGCGATGTAATCGTCGAACTCGCTCGGCACCGGTGCCCACAACGCATGCACCACGCCCAGCGCCGCATAGCAGGCGGCGACGTCGTCGACCATCACGCGCACCGCACGGATGTCATACAGCTGGTCGAAGGCCAGCCGCTTCTTCTGCATCTTCCGCCAGATGCTGTAGATGTGCTTCGGGCGGCCACTGACCTCGGCCTTGATGCCCTGGGCGACCAGCTCGCGCGACAACACCCTCTTGACGTTCTCGACGTAACGCTCGCGGGCGATGCGGGTTTCGTCCACCTCGCGGGCGATGCGGCGGTAGGTTTCCGGTTCAAGGTGGCGGAACGCCAGGTCCTCCAGCTCCCATTTCAGCTGCCAGATGCCCAGGCGGTTGGCCAGGGGCGCGTGGATGTCGCGGGTCAGCTGGGCCAGCGCGCGGCGCTGCTCCTCGTCCAGCTTGTCGGCCGCACGCATCCGCGCCAGCTGGCGTGCCAGCAGGATCGGCACCACGCGCAGGTCGCGGATGATCGCCAGCAGCAGCCGGCGCAGGCCTTCACTGTTGCGTCCAGCCTCACGGCCGGCATGCAGCGCCCACACCGGGTCGGCCGCATCCTGGCCATCGAGCAGACCGATCACCGCCGCCTTGTGGTTGCCCAGCGGCAGCGGGTCCAGGCTGGCGCGCAGGCCCGGCAGGTCGAACAGCAATGCTGCCACCACCGCCCCCTCGTCTGCCGAGAGCATCGCCAGCGCATCGAGGGTATCGCCCAGCACCGACCAGGTGGCACGCATCTGGTGGTCGCAGTCAGGCGCTTCCCAATGCTCGCGCAGGGCCTGGCGCAGCGGAGCAGGCAGCACCGCTGCCGAGGGACGGTTCAACAAGGCATCCAGGCCAGGGACGGAAGCGCGGTTCACAGCATCGAGCAGGCAAGACAGAGGCCCCTACACTAGCGCCGGCGCCGTTCAGGGACAATCACCGCGGCCACCATCACCCGGCATGAAGACATGCCGCTACACTCGCCAACACACTCAGGAGAGACCCGCCATGCCTTCGATTGCCCTGCGCGTCCGTCCACGGCTACTGGCCTGTGCCGCCGTGCTGCTGTCCCTGTCCGCGCCTGCGCTGGCCCAGCGCGTGGTGGAGGGCGACCTGCAGCAGCAGATGTCGCCCACCGAGTTCAGGGCCGCCGGCCTGGACAAGCTCAGCGCCGGTGAACTGGCCACGCTCAACCGCTGGCTGCAGGGCAAGGTCGAGGCGGCCACCACCCAGGCCGTCGCCGCAGCGCGCGAAGAAGGCCGCCAGGAAGTGATCAAGAAGAACCGCGGCTTCCTGGACTTCGGCAGCAGCGAACCGATCGAAAGCACCCTGCAGGGCGAATTCCGTGGC
The sequence above is a segment of the Stenotrophomonas maltophilia genome. Coding sequences within it:
- the tsaB gene encoding tRNA (adenosine(37)-N6)-threonylcarbamoyltransferase complex dimerization subunit type 1 TsaB produces the protein MKLLAFETATEACSVALHVDGQVLERFEIAPRRHAELSLPWAEALLAEAGISRRQLDGIALSRGPGAFTGVRLAIAIAQGIALALDRPLLPVSTLQVLALRAPAAETQILSAIDARMGELYVARFERVDGLPVARDAERVCAPAVVALPEGLSAYGVGTGFGAAEGALVAQLGAGLRGFDATALPRASDLLTLAVPAFARGEAIAPEKVEPAYLRDNVALTLVEQQAAREAKAKANG
- a CDS encoding ATP-dependent DNA helicase, whose product is MSDLVHASREALSDGGALASHLDAFVPRPAQLHLTEAIADALQQRDLLLAEAGTGTGKTFAYLVPVLLSGLRTIISTGTRALQDQLYHRDLPRVRQALGVGLRSALLKGRANYLCRYRLQQARGEPRFSSPEQAAQFQRILAWSGRSEFGDIAELEGLADDSPLLPMVTSTVDNCLGTDCPFWDDCFVVRARQRAQAADVVVVNHHLLLADLALKQDGFGELLPGAQAFVIDEAHQLPELAAQFFGEGFGMRPWQELGRDCLAEARGVGGAQSALQEPVDQLQQALLALRSAMEGLPPRGTQWRALAMPQVRDGFDTVMAGLVTLEQALQPLREAAAGLDACHARAREAVSRLQRWLGDDEPALDFDTDPADHASAADVLWYELTPRGFRCQRTPMDVSGPLREHRERSRAAWIFTSATLTVGGGFDHIATRLGLDDPHTLVQPSPFNWPEQALCYLPEGLPDPAARGFGTALIQTLRPVLQASQGRAFLLFASHRALREAAEALRDGPWPLFVQGEAPRATLLQRFRESGNGVLLGSASFREGVDVVGEALSVVMIDKLPFAAPDDPVYEARLEAIRSQGGNPFRDEQLPQAVIALKQGVGRLIRSESDRGVLVLCDPRLLNRGYGRIFLESLPPFRRTRSLADVQAFFTPQWAPVADDAAAPSAVAAGPQPAPGATFPLF
- the mrcB gene encoding penicillin-binding protein 1B: MPRRYDSDDIDDFDDDDQQDRGPLWRRRLITWSMAAVALGLGFLIPYTLYLNQQVTQRFGELRWQIPTRVYARPLVLTPGKAMDASTLKTELAASAYRDDGQGKEPATYAVNGGRFVISSRGYNDVDGRVAPRRVELSLADGGVASLRDADNRKALKAARLDPARIATLYGQKQEERRLIRMDEAPDLLVTGLQAVEDKDFNRHHGIDLSGIARAVWVTIRSGGQSRQGASTLTQQLARSGLLGIGKEQTVTRKFNEVLYALIMEARYDKRTIFEAYLNQVYLGQRGSQAIHGMSSGAEFWFGRDLQSLETEQIALLIGLVKGPSFYDPRRNPERALDRRNFVLGKLHEATLIDDAEYQRALKAPLGVPKTPGLVAANRFPAYVDLVRRQLGHDYPESALQGAGLSVMTGMSPSAQAYAEGAVTRTIKSLESQRRPELQAGMVLTDVHNGDVLAVIGSREVSEVGFNRAIEAQRPVGSLLKPFVYLLALAQPDRYSLASWVDDSPVTVQLGRGRNWTPGNADNRSHGTVRLIDALAHSYNQATVRVGMQVGPERVTQLIHVLAGIKAEANPAVILGSTDQSPYAMAQLYQFLASGGEIQPLHAVRGVLDPQGKLLKRYDKTPAPAQEGDSIAANLISVGLQQVVASGTAQRLNADGLGRLQPAGKTGTTNDGRDSWYAGYTGDHLAVIWIGNDQNEQAGLYGATGAMRVWSGIFQRLPSAPLRVSNKGLDWQSVAPTGLNSTDEGCPGARRFPFVVGYAPAYAPCAPAVSPDGQGGAEGEGGGWRSWFGLDRKPEAPAEPAAATPPPSR
- a CDS encoding glycosyltransferase family 2 protein; the protein is MNPVIPQGPGPGSAFDASLVCAVIVTYGPEPDLLRRVVDSVLQQVGHLVVFDNGSTGVDVDELLAGKGGISVVASAHNVGLGSALNRAYERAQALGFAYVLLMDQDSVLAPGMVDVLGTALIELARAERVAAVGPQFRDSRSGMLAPFVRFGFPFNHKLRGGAGQRISCDFLITSGSLVPMSALQDIGAMDESLFIDNLDMDWCFRAKRHGYSLYGICDAQMTHSIGEELLPSRTKPDGVIVHKPFRLYFIMRNRVLLYARAYTPRVWIAQDVPRLLLKLVGNGVFLAPRWIRLRFMLRGLWDGLRGKAGPLPPVNH
- a CDS encoding bifunctional (p)ppGpp synthetase/guanosine-3',5'-bis(diphosphate) 3'-pyrophosphohydrolase; its protein translation is MNRASVPGLDALLNRPSAAVLPAPLRQALREHWEAPDCDHQMRATWSVLGDTLDALAMLSADEGAVVAALLFDLPGLRASLDPLPLGNHKAAVIGLLDGQDAADPVWALHAGREAGRNSEGLRRLLLAIIRDLRVVPILLARQLARMRAADKLDEEQRRALAQLTRDIHAPLANRLGIWQLKWELEDLAFRHLEPETYRRIAREVDETRIARERYVENVKRVLSRELVAQGIKAEVSGRPKHIYSIWRKMQKKRLAFDQLYDIRAVRVMVDDVAACYAALGVVHALWAPVPSEFDDYIARPKANDYRSLHTAVVGPEGRTIEVQIRTHEMHSQAELGVAAHWKYKEGGKGAEKSFDRKITWMRQLLEQAQDGQGNELAGALDAELTEDRVYALSPKDEVLDLPQGATPLDFAYQVHTMVGHRCRGAKVNGRIVPLTYRLRSGDRVEILTGKEADPRRDWLMPANGFLASNRSREKVRSWFHKLDRARNVQAGRELLERELKRLGLQHSDLAVAAKKFHADSVDDLYIQVALGDTGPNQVSRALLEAERAASQPAPAPTLPRPTARRENLGKSKFTVQGVGNLLVQLARCCQPVAGEPIVGYLTRSRGVTVHRADCAALARLVATSPQRILPVEWGQAGGGYEVDVVVTAVDRRWLLKDITNLIAQEDAYVLDIHSDNVRNSGRAHLRLRLKVSDYGQLSTLLGKLDALPGVSEARRLG